One stretch of Elusimicrobiota bacterium DNA includes these proteins:
- a CDS encoding PorV/PorQ family protein yields MKTKKWLCDYVIKWLVSTNHLFTYSLVHLFLFTYPLIYATNNGGLPAEYLLTFYPDARTAGLAGAATAISGSSVSMYYNPAGISSCFYNEITFFYTPLISGTKFAYISYLYPLASKEAIAASISVLSTPNIEKTNSIGETLYDFSSQEAVFNITYSAAIGESTDAGLNLKFLSQSIDDFTAHTVSADIGLLSDYDDTKYGLAVKNIIPLKLEKDKLPVSIRLGLRQRIYEKLFLSTDLAVDNVFTKSVRRLFFGSEYNYKIYSFRGGANYKELTAGVGVAEEKFSLDYAVSIHPLSITHRFSVALRFGIEPTKAEKYAVKLLEENKSKIEAAEKQLAEKRKDLDKDIEIFNTEKKKVEKLLMTDDKLKKEWQKIQTEKNQIAFELEIARKKQQIAQMLTDAQQYFDNKEYSKATDTVNRLLEQEPQNEPALLLFTKIRDMTTSTSAQEKYLKALQLYEQERFDDTIWLVQGALQINPTYTNAQVLLRQAKARNYISQQKYQDAKYELVEALKLKPDDTSVLELLKKVQTIIDITEEK; encoded by the coding sequence ATGAAAACAAAAAAGTGGTTATGTGATTATGTGATTAAGTGGTTGGTTTCTACTAATCACTTATTCACTTATTCACTTGTTCACTTGTTTTTATTCACTTATCCACTTATCTATGCAACAAACAATGGTGGTCTGCCAGCCGAATATCTATTAACATTTTATCCGGATGCAAGAACCGCCGGGCTCGCAGGTGCCGCAACCGCAATATCCGGCTCATCAGTATCTATGTACTATAATCCTGCTGGGATATCATCCTGTTTTTATAACGAAATAACATTTTTTTATACACCGCTCATCTCAGGGACAAAATTTGCATATATCAGTTATCTGTATCCATTAGCAAGTAAAGAAGCCATCGCTGCGTCAATCAGTGTTCTTTCAACACCGAATATAGAGAAAACCAATTCTATCGGTGAAACACTGTACGATTTTTCATCACAGGAAGCAGTATTCAACATTACATATTCAGCTGCGATTGGCGAATCAACTGATGCAGGATTGAACCTGAAGTTTCTATCTCAAAGTATTGATGATTTTACAGCACATACTGTCTCAGCGGATATCGGACTTCTATCTGACTACGATGATACAAAATACGGGCTTGCAGTAAAAAATATTATACCGCTAAAACTTGAAAAAGATAAACTGCCTGTATCAATTCGGTTAGGACTTAGACAGCGTATTTATGAAAAACTTTTTCTGAGTACTGATTTAGCGGTTGATAATGTATTTACAAAATCGGTCAGAAGATTGTTTTTTGGCTCGGAGTATAATTACAAAATATATTCTTTCAGGGGAGGTGCAAATTACAAAGAACTCACTGCTGGTGTAGGTGTAGCAGAAGAAAAATTTTCACTTGATTATGCTGTTTCAATTCATCCGTTATCCATCACACACAGATTCTCGGTTGCGTTGAGGTTCGGTATTGAGCCGACTAAAGCAGAAAAATATGCGGTTAAATTGCTTGAAGAAAATAAATCAAAAATTGAAGCAGCAGAAAAACAGCTTGCTGAAAAAAGAAAGGACTTGGACAAGGATATTGAGATATTTAATACTGAAAAGAAAAAAGTGGAAAAATTACTGATGACCGACGACAAACTAAAAAAAGAATGGCAAAAAATCCAGACCGAAAAAAACCAGATTGCATTTGAACTTGAAATCGCTAGAAAAAAACAGCAAATTGCGCAGATGTTAACAGATGCACAGCAGTATTTTGATAACAAGGAATACAGCAAAGCAACGGATACTGTGAATAGGCTACTTGAACAAGAACCACAAAATGAGCCCGCACTGTTGCTTTTTACAAAAATTAGAGATATGACAACTTCAACATCAGCGCAGGAAAAATATCTGAAGGCATTACAATTATACGAGCAGGAAAGGTTTGATGATACCATCTGGCTTGTACAGGGCGCACTACAAATAAATCCTACTTATACGAATGCACAGGTTTTGCTCCGTCAGGCAAAGGCAAGAAATTATATTTCACAACAAAAATATCAGGACGCAAAATATGAACTTGTAGAGGCATTAAAACTTAAGCCCGACGATACCAGTGTCCTTGAATTACTCAAAAAAGTCCAGACAATAATTGATATAACGGAGGAAAAATGA
- a CDS encoding kelch repeat-containing protein yields the protein MKKNQILKEVKRETVNGRRKIKNRLLCLLFYLLPFTFYLLPAFTTCLYAGTSTTYTTDIQFNAGQRQDTIVFGSGADAFVNLTNNFYEVTTSPQPPARRWHAMTYNPSKNKVILFAGLSSSGIPLNDTWIYNPQTNQWTQKIPSTTPSARYGHILVSDGTKAFLFGGYDGADYFDDTWEYDFDTDNWTKITTVSSPTARAWSCADCDLINNKIILFGGRKYDTALSSETWIYHIIGSSWTKGSYSPIARTGSAGCYDAETKKFLIFGGETATGYLSDTWVYDYNTNVWSYRNPLTNPSARSDAVIFYDFRNKRTVLFGGKDSSENKADIWFYSYSNNKWSTSPPQTSPSARYGSAITYISSPPSTQKAFLFGGFANNGSQNDSYNYVFRSSGSYTSIYFDTPFSTQLYWQTIQAPLRSGVPANTSLKFQVASSTDNFTYSDFTGWDNTPNTFFEYADSPIPISTPPNLHNNKRYLKLKFFFDTTEPPVSSQLQSITVSFNRTPTQPALNSPTNKFSTNNTTPDFSWYAAADDDNDTLTYKIEIDNDADFSSPVITSSNIATTSYSTTTILSHGKYFWRVCAYDGSEYSLWASTYTLYIDTIPPSAITSISASIGTRNGTINLSWLAPGNDNFSGDIISGNYFIRKATCPILTETDWQNNSTGERSISKSVIIPAELQTFTFDGLSDSTTYYFSVKTQDGTGNVSAISSTSPFCMTNAAPTVTVKSPNGSEIFSATQIIAWTYSDPYPPNDSHIFSIYDSSDGVNFSVLVASGLANITYYLWNTIPVRNSATHKIKIVARDSRGLEGFDISDNSFIISNPNIAPVVNLIQPNGAEKISGDYTISFSVTDDNPADTHNFTIVASTNSGYSYDIKIAENISVTNYVWDTTQFPNSLKYRIKISATDDGMPNLSADDFSNSDFTVNNNNKAPSAPLIVSPLNGSYNTTGTLKFVWQKASDPNPEDLLTYTLYYSTDKFFDDATIVPGITGLEYTPANVKEEMQYYWKVAAVDPFGYSAICNPFSFVVSWSKDDSDDGKVRVEITEGLPAGYYVKVENTPTTDSADFSAAIKNAVSDRLIKYINQQIYKITIYNQNNTPQNITIKGSVRFNYLDENTDGYMDNTDIRTDKIRIAVLNDTKNRWEFPKTAQIIDKTQKYLKVDVEHFSYFTIVASVTPTKKISNIVNYPNPFNPEKETTTIKYVLTESDDILVQIFNLVGDLVYRQKIHSNEEGAIGQPEGYTNEITWNGKNGDGITVANGVYIMEIKSGNEKEIRKIAVVK from the coding sequence ATGAAAAAAAACCAGATACTAAAAGAAGTAAAACGGGAGACGGTAAATGGTAGACGGAAAATCAAAAACCGTTTATTATGCCTATTGTTTTACCTTTTACCTTTTACCTTTTACCTTTTACCTGCCTTTACTACCTGCCTCTATGCCGGTACTTCTACCACTTACACAACAGATATTCAGTTTAATGCAGGTCAGCGGCAGGACACCATTGTTTTTGGTAGCGGTGCTGATGCGTTCGTTAATTTAACAAATAATTTTTACGAGGTAACAACCTCACCGCAGCCACCTGCAAGAAGATGGCATGCGATGACCTACAATCCTTCAAAAAACAAAGTGATTCTATTTGCTGGACTTTCGTCTTCAGGCATTCCACTTAATGACACTTGGATCTACAATCCACAAACAAATCAGTGGACTCAAAAAATACCGTCAACAACACCTTCTGCCAGATATGGACATATTTTAGTTTCTGACGGTACTAAAGCGTTTTTGTTCGGTGGCTATGATGGTGCTGACTATTTTGATGATACTTGGGAATATGATTTTGATACAGACAATTGGACAAAAATTACGACAGTTTCTTCACCAACCGCGAGAGCCTGGAGTTGCGCTGATTGTGATTTGATAAACAACAAAATAATTCTTTTTGGCGGTCGTAAATATGATACAGCATTATCATCTGAAACATGGATTTACCATATTATTGGTTCCTCATGGACAAAAGGTAGTTACAGCCCTATTGCAAGAACCGGTTCTGCGGGTTGTTATGACGCTGAAACCAAAAAGTTTTTGATTTTTGGCGGTGAAACCGCTACAGGTTATCTTTCAGATACATGGGTTTATGATTACAATACAAATGTATGGTCTTACAGGAATCCGTTAACTAACCCATCCGCGAGGTCTGATGCAGTTATTTTTTATGACTTCCGAAATAAAAGAACCGTGTTATTTGGTGGAAAAGATTCATCAGAGAATAAAGCTGATATATGGTTCTATTCATATTCCAATAATAAATGGTCAACTTCACCACCACAAACAAGCCCCTCGGCAAGATATGGTTCTGCGATAACATATATTTCATCCCCCCCCTCAACCCAAAAAGCGTTTTTGTTCGGTGGATTTGCTAATAATGGTTCCCAGAACGATTCCTATAACTATGTTTTCAGGTCGTCAGGTAGTTATACAAGTATCTATTTTGATACACCATTTTCTACACAACTTTACTGGCAGACAATACAAGCACCACTCCGTAGTGGCGTGCCTGCTAATACATCACTGAAATTTCAGGTTGCTTCGTCTACTGATAATTTTACATATTCTGACTTTACCGGCTGGGATAATACACCAAATACATTTTTTGAATATGCTGATAGCCCGATTCCAATTAGCACCCCCCCCAATTTACACAATAATAAAAGATACTTGAAGTTGAAATTTTTTTTTGATACCACAGAGCCGCCAGTTTCAAGCCAACTCCAGAGCATAACTGTCAGTTTTAACAGAACGCCTACTCAACCTGCACTGAACTCGCCAACAAATAAGTTTTCAACAAATAATACTACACCCGATTTTTCTTGGTACGCAGCAGCCGACGACGATAATGATACACTGACATACAAAATTGAGATTGATAATGATGCTGATTTTTCATCACCAGTAATCACATCATCAAATATAGCAACCACTTCTTACTCTACAACAACAATTTTAAGTCACGGAAAATACTTCTGGCGGGTTTGTGCTTACGATGGTTCTGAGTATTCACTTTGGGCGTCTACTTATACACTCTATATTGATACAATACCGCCATCTGCAATAACCTCAATTTCTGCATCTATCGGCACACGCAATGGAACAATAAATCTGTCATGGCTGGCACCGGGTAATGATAATTTTTCAGGCGATATAATTTCAGGCAACTACTTTATCCGAAAAGCAACCTGCCCGATTCTGACTGAAACTGACTGGCAAAATAATTCAACTGGCGAAAGAAGTATCTCAAAATCAGTAATTATTCCGGCTGAATTACAAACATTTACTTTTGATGGCTTATCTGATAGCACAACATATTATTTCTCAGTAAAAACTCAGGATGGCACAGGAAATGTTTCTGCAATTTCGTCCACTTCGCCGTTTTGTATGACCAACGCAGCACCAACAGTTACAGTAAAATCACCTAATGGTTCAGAGATATTTTCAGCAACCCAAATTATTGCGTGGACATATTCAGACCCGTATCCACCGAATGATTCTCACATATTCTCAATCTATGACTCATCTGATGGTGTTAATTTTTCTGTTCTGGTAGCTTCCGGACTTGCGAATATAACATATTATTTATGGAATACAATACCTGTAAGAAACTCGGCAACACATAAAATAAAAATTGTTGCCCGCGATTCAAGAGGACTTGAAGGATTTGATATTTCAGATAATAGTTTTATAATCAGCAATCCCAATATAGCGCCTGTTGTGAATTTGATTCAGCCGAATGGTGCTGAAAAGATTTCAGGAGATTATACAATAAGTTTTTCAGTTACCGACGATAACCCGGCAGATACACATAATTTTACAATTGTTGCATCAACTAATTCCGGCTATTCTTACGATATAAAAATCGCTGAAAACATTTCTGTAACTAATTATGTTTGGGATACAACACAATTTCCTAACTCGCTAAAATACCGTATAAAAATTAGCGCTACTGACGACGGAATGCCCAACCTATCTGCTGACGATTTTTCAAACTCTGATTTCACAGTCAACAATAATAACAAAGCACCATCAGCACCACTCATTGTCTCACCATTAAACGGTTCTTATAATACAACAGGTACACTAAAGTTTGTCTGGCAGAAAGCATCTGACCCTAATCCTGAAGATTTGTTAACTTATACGCTTTACTATTCAACCGATAAATTTTTTGATGATGCTACCATTGTGCCAGGTATCACAGGATTAGAGTACACACCTGCTAATGTTAAAGAAGAAATGCAATACTACTGGAAAGTTGCAGCTGTTGACCCGTTCGGTTACAGTGCGATATGCAACCCGTTCAGTTTTGTTGTTTCCTGGAGTAAAGATGATTCTGACGATGGGAAAGTGAGAGTAGAAATTACTGAGGGGCTTCCTGCCGGCTATTATGTAAAAGTTGAAAATACGCCTACTACTGACAGTGCTGATTTTTCTGCCGCAATAAAGAATGCTGTTTCAGACCGTCTGATAAAATATATCAATCAGCAAATATACAAAATCACTATCTATAACCAAAATAATACTCCTCAAAATATCACAATAAAAGGCAGTGTGCGATTTAATTATTTAGATGAGAATACTGATGGTTATATGGACAATACTGATATCAGAACTGATAAAATTCGGATTGCTGTTTTGAACGACACAAAAAACAGATGGGAATTCCCGAAAACAGCCCAGATTATTGATAAAACACAAAAATATCTGAAAGTTGATGTTGAACATTTTTCGTATTTCACAATAGTCGCATCAGTTACGCCGACAAAAAAGATATCAAATATCGTCAACTACCCCAACCCGTTTAATCCTGAAAAAGAAACTACTACCATAAAATATGTATTGACAGAATCTGACGATATTTTAGTCCAAATTTTCAATCTTGTTGGCGATTTGGTTTATCGGCAAAAAATACATTCCAATGAAGAAGGCGCAATCGGCCAACCTGAAGGCTACACAAACGAGATAACCTGGAACGGTAAAAACGGTGATGGTATTACTGTTGCCAATGGTGTCTATATTATGGAAATAAAATCCGGTAACGAAAAAGAAATAAGAAAAATAGCAGTTGTAAAATAA
- a CDS encoding radical SAM protein has translation MNADYTADVVVAEIAPAIYIHIPFCRKKCNYCDFVSADYADKTTDYADKYLKILAEEFSSRLSSILYPLPSTLYIGGGTPSILSEKQLSFLFRTILAHLAKCATEITFELNPESVTAEKLKLLKDFGVNRLSIGLQTFDNRLLKFLGRVHTAKDFLNCYAITRAIGFNNINIDLFFVIPGQKF, from the coding sequence ATGAACGCAGATTACACTGCTGATGTTGTAGTGGCAGAGATTGCCCCTGCCATTTATATTCATATTCCATTTTGTAGAAAAAAATGTAACTACTGCGATTTTGTAAGCGCAGATTACGCAGATAAAACCACAGATTACGCAGATAAATACTTGAAAATTCTTGCAGAAGAATTTTCTTCTCGTCTATCCTCTATCCTCTACCCTCTACCCTCTACCCTCTACATCGGTGGCGGGACTCCATCAATACTTTCAGAAAAACAACTCTCATTTTTATTTAGAACGATACTTGCTCATTTAGCTAAATGTGCAACTGAGATAACTTTTGAGCTCAATCCTGAATCAGTTACAGCAGAAAAATTGAAACTATTAAAAGATTTTGGTGTCAATCGTTTGAGTATTGGACTTCAAACTTTTGATAACAGGTTGCTAAAATTTTTAGGACGGGTACATACTGCAAAAGATTTTTTGAACTGCTATGCAATAACCCGAGCAATTGGATTTAATAATATAAACATTGATTTATTTTTCGTTATTCCTGGTCAGAAATTTTAA
- a CDS encoding response regulator transcription factor: protein MSKKILVVDDEQDIVEIISMYLEREGYETIGANDGLSAFEKTINEKPDLIILDIMMPEMDGHSLNIKLKEFPETKDIPVIVITGRGHLKEIIMARTDVTVVDYLEKPFQMDELLAKIKNVFDENKKVVM, encoded by the coding sequence ATGTCAAAAAAAATTCTTGTTGTTGACGATGAACAGGATATTGTTGAAATTATTTCAATGTATCTTGAAAGAGAAGGCTACGAAACAATTGGTGCTAATGACGGGCTTTCTGCGTTTGAAAAAACTATCAATGAAAAACCTGATTTGATAATTCTTGATATTATGATGCCCGAAATGGACGGGCATTCGCTTAATATCAAACTCAAAGAATTTCCTGAGACAAAAGATATTCCTGTTATTGTAATCACTGGGCGTGGACATTTGAAAGAAATTATTATGGCAAGAACGGATGTTACAGTCGTAGATTATTTAGAAAAACCATTCCAAATGGACGAACTTTTAGCAAAAATAAAAAATGTGTTTGATGAAAACAAAAAAGTGGTTATGTGA
- a CDS encoding NfeD family protein has translation MFENWLTWAVIAVVLFIIEMVSPTVFFFACLGIGAIFAAVATIFGLMWLNWTVFVVVSFLAIVLSRPLVNKLIKKPAKPANVDALIGHNAYVLEEIKPTKFGRVKIEGEEWLAESSEEIPKDVWVKIIEVKGVRLVVKKTSE, from the coding sequence ATGTTTGAAAACTGGCTTACATGGGCGGTGATAGCGGTTGTTCTTTTTATTATTGAGATGGTTTCACCAACGGTTTTTTTCTTTGCCTGTCTCGGAATAGGCGCAATTTTTGCAGCGGTTGCAACCATTTTTGGACTGATGTGGCTTAACTGGACAGTATTTGTTGTTGTCTCGTTTTTGGCAATCGTTCTTTCTAGACCGCTCGTTAATAAACTGATAAAAAAACCAGCAAAACCTGCCAATGTTGATGCGTTAATTGGACATAATGCATATGTTCTGGAAGAGATTAAACCGACGAAATTTGGCAGAGTAAAAATAGAAGGTGAAGAATGGCTTGCTGAATCATCAGAAGAAATCCCGAAAGATGTCTGGGTAAAAATTATAGAGGTAAAAGGTGTGCGATTAGTAGTTAAAAAAACAAGTGAATAA
- the lepB gene encoding signal peptidase I produces MNFLIFLVFMIAGLGTIGYVFFKMQEYPMELKLGIIVAVSIICAIVFRKVRRKSKGFFKKTVNETIEWADTLIWAGVFAFFIMYFFLQAFKIPSGSMRNTFLEGDHLFVNKFIYGTRIFYPSFKDGFRIKMKRIWVIKKPKRGDIVVFAAPPEALEPQERAAGMKKDFVKRCIGIAGDKIEIKRKKLYLNDILQKEPYVGFSDIYNDNIPQRDNFGPITIQTQHYFMMGDNRDNSKDSRFWGPLDEKYIKGSPLLIYWPPKRVKLIK; encoded by the coding sequence ATGAACTTTTTAATTTTTTTGGTTTTTATGATTGCAGGGCTTGGAACTATCGGCTATGTTTTTTTTAAGATGCAAGAATATCCGATGGAGTTGAAACTGGGAATAATAGTTGCAGTTTCAATAATTTGTGCGATTGTTTTCAGAAAAGTCAGACGAAAATCTAAAGGGTTTTTTAAGAAAACAGTTAATGAAACAATTGAATGGGCGGATACTTTGATATGGGCTGGTGTATTTGCGTTTTTTATAATGTACTTTTTTCTGCAGGCGTTTAAAATACCATCAGGCTCAATGAGAAACACTTTTTTAGAAGGCGACCATCTGTTCGTTAATAAATTTATCTATGGAACCCGAATTTTTTATCCATCTTTTAAGGATGGTTTCAGAATCAAAATGAAACGTATCTGGGTCATAAAAAAGCCGAAACGAGGTGATATTGTTGTTTTTGCAGCACCACCTGAAGCGCTGGAACCTCAAGAACGTGCTGCAGGTATGAAAAAGGATTTTGTTAAGAGATGTATCGGTATCGCTGGTGATAAAATTGAAATAAAAAGAAAAAAATTGTATCTTAACGATATACTTCAGAAAGAACCGTATGTTGGTTTTTCTGATATATATAACGATAACATTCCACAGCGTGATAACTTCGGTCCAATTACTATTCAGACACAACACTATTTTATGATGGGTGATAACAGAGATAACAGTAAGGACTCGCGGTTCTGGGGGCCGCTTGACGAAAAATATATCAAAGGCAGTCCGCTTTTAATATACTGGCCACCAAAAAGAGTAAAGTTAATTAAGTAA
- a CDS encoding SPFH domain-containing protein — MQQIPVPLVIVVVVLLFVFAKMALRIIRPYEKGLVEFLGRFNRTVDSGLAFIIPVFETIRKVDMREQVLDVPPQDVITKDNVAVTVDAIIYFKVTDPFKVIYNVANFVQAAINLAQTNLRNVIGELALDETLTSREKINSQLRVVLDEATDAWGVKVTRVELRKIDPPADITQAMSKQMKAEREKRAVILEAEGIRQAAINKAEGEKQAAILTAEGKAEAIKRVADAEKYQIEIVYNAIHAGKPTNDLIAIKYLEALGKIAEGHATKIFLPLESSGVLGSIAGISELFKEKKENINKR, encoded by the coding sequence ATGCAACAGATTCCTGTTCCGTTAGTGATTGTTGTTGTTGTGTTGTTGTTTGTTTTTGCGAAGATGGCACTTCGCATAATTCGGCCTTACGAAAAAGGGCTTGTAGAATTTTTAGGCAGGTTCAATAGAACTGTTGATTCCGGGCTTGCGTTTATTATCCCGGTTTTTGAGACAATCAGGAAAGTGGATATGCGAGAGCAGGTTCTGGATGTGCCGCCACAGGATGTTATCACAAAAGATAATGTCGCCGTAACCGTTGATGCGATTATCTACTTCAAGGTTACAGACCCGTTCAAGGTTATCTATAATGTTGCCAATTTTGTTCAAGCAGCAATCAATCTTGCACAGACAAACTTAAGAAATGTTATTGGTGAGTTAGCATTGGATGAAACATTAACCTCTCGTGAAAAAATTAACTCGCAACTCCGTGTGGTGCTTGATGAGGCAACTGATGCATGGGGTGTTAAGGTTACCCGTGTGGAACTTCGTAAAATAGACCCACCAGCAGATATTACACAGGCAATGTCAAAACAGATGAAAGCAGAACGAGAAAAAAGAGCAGTAATTTTAGAAGCAGAAGGTATCCGTCAGGCGGCAATAAATAAAGCGGAAGGCGAAAAACAAGCGGCAATACTGACTGCAGAAGGTAAAGCCGAAGCAATCAAACGGGTTGCAGATGCCGAAAAATATCAGATAGAGATTGTGTATAATGCTATTCATGCTGGCAAGCCCACAAACGACCTTATTGCAATAAAATATCTTGAAGCACTTGGCAAAATTGCAGAAGGTCATGCAACCAAGATATTCTTGCCGTTAGAATCGTCAGGTGTGCTCGGCTCAATTGCTGGTATCTCTGAACTTTTTAAAGAAAAAAAAGAAAACATAAATAAACGCTGA